The Deinococcus sp. KNUC1210 nucleotide sequence CCTGTCCTGCTGGGCCTCTTTGGCCTGGTGGCTGTAGCGCTGAAAGAACACCAGTGATCCCACGACAAGGGCAAGGGCCGCGCCGAACTCCAGCGTTTGCAGCGGCTCGTCCCAGTGAACGAAGTGTTCGAGAAAGGTGACGGCCAAAATGACGATCACGACGCTGACGATCTTGTCTTCGAGGTCGTTGAGCGTTTCGACGCCCAGACTGACCGTCAGATTGAGCGGCGCGATGAACAGGCTGTAGAGGCCGACACCGATGATGTAGAACACCACCGCCTTGAGCATGGTGCTGACGATCTCCAGGAACTGAATGGTCAGCGCCGTGGCCGCAAACTGGCCGCTGGCAACAGCATGGACAGCTCCCCAGATTCCGGCCAGCGCCTGAAGGACGCCCAGCAGAAACAGCGCGATGGCGACGAGAAGAACAGAAATGACGGCCAGCAGCACGATAAAACGTGACTGCCCAATGGCGCGGCTGAAGGGAGTGGGTGGTTTGGACGGGTTAGACACAGATCTCCTGAGGCCGAGCAGGGCGCACCGGCTGTCCCGAGTGCCGGAAAAGCGGTTCCGGCACTCCACAACGGGTCTCGGCCTGTTGCCCAGTGAACGGCATGCTAGCGGGTCCGTCCTTCTCCCCCATCTCAGTTGCCCCTGCCTGGACTTAATGACCGGCTCAGAGGCTCAGGCCCCAGGCCGTTTCTGATTGCCTGCCAAGATTTCAGAACTGCTCATCGAGGCGCACCAGATGACGAGCAGAACACAGGGGCCTGCTTTTTACTGCATGCCACATCCAAGAAGACGCGGAAGGCAAAAAACCAAGGTCGGAACACGGATCGCCACCATGTTCCGACCTTGGTTTTTTGCTCGGCTCAGCACTCTGACCGCCCTCAAGCCTGTCCCTGCCTGTTCAGTTTCTCGAACTGCTCCAGGCTGCCGGGCGGTCTATCCGTCAGGGGTAGCTGACGACCGTGCTCGGAACACCGATGGCCGCGCTCGTCACGGCGTTCCCGGTCGAGTTGATGACGTGATCGATGGTTCCGGCTCCCAGTTCGACAGTCAGCAGGTCATGCATCCGGACGCCCGGCTTGTTGGGCACCTCGAATCCGTGTGAGGCGTGAATCGTCGGGTCGACATTGGTGAAAATGTAGCTGCCCATGCCCCAGCCTTCGTGCACCTTCACCGAGTTGTCGACCAGATAGCCCGCATATCCCAGCACGCTGCCGTGCTTCCAGGCGGCCTGATTGGGCGCGTCGTAGGGCATCTCGTTCTGGAAGAAGATGGTCTTGCCGTTTTCACCGTTCCAGATCACTTCGTCTTTCTGATAATGCTCGACAAACAGACCTGTCGCGGTCACGTTGTCGCCGTTCACGACCAGACCGGTATCGGCGGTGTTGACGGTCCAGCCGACGCCCTCCCCGTGATCGGCACGCCACGCCCAGATGTCATCCAGAATGGTGTTGTCGGTATTGACTTCAAGGCTGAGTGTGGCCTTGCCCGCCTGTGCGCCGCCAATCCGGAAAAACACATCCTGTAGAGCCGTGGGCGTACCAAAGCTTCCGTCATGGCGCTCACTTTTCGCGTGTTCGTCGCGTTCCTGGTGGGTGCCCACCTGCAACAGGACCGGTGAATTGACGGGGCCGGCATCGAACATCAGACCGGCAATATCGACACCCTGAACGTCGGCCACCGACATCGCGACCACGCCGTTCTGCGGCACGATGGTGGCGACACCCATGCCCAGCACGACGGTATTGGCCCGCTTGATCTTGAGCGTACTGCTGATGTTGTACACGCCCGGAGTCAGCAGCAGATTGTTGCCCTGCGCCAGCTGATTGTTGAGGGTCTGCGCTGAATCCGATGGCCTGGCGACGTAGAAATCATCGATGGAGATGGAATGTCCGGGCGTCTGACCGCTCAGCCACGTCGCTCCCTGGCCGTTCGTCTTGGCGTCCGGCACGAAGACCTGATATCGGCCACTGGCATCCTGATACAGATAGGGCTTTTCACGCGAAGCGGGATTCTGAGCGAGCGTCGTATACGGATCGCTGCCGCCGAAGCTCTGCGGCGGCGCACCGACCACCCCCGCGAACACCTGATTCCACACACCGTTCGACCATCCACCGATGTTGCTGTTCCGAACCAGAAACTGCTGCTGACTGCCGTTGATGACGAAGCCCGTCTGAGAATCTGCGATGAAGCCGCCGCTGGCGTACTGCGGTCCCGCCGAGCAGTAATCCATCAGGCTGAGATTGCCGCCCGTCACGTTGACGCGGCGCATCGGAGACGCCTGAGACACTGCCCAGAAATTGGCCGACGACTGGCAGCCTGCCAGCCCCTTGACATTGATGGTCAGATTCGAAACCGAACGCCAGAAATTGTTGAGGGCAATGCAGCCGTTGGCGTCACACTGGTTGTAGGCATCGACATGGCCGTTGATCACGACATCGGTTGGACTGGCACCCAGGCCCGCCACTTCGGTGTAATACCCGACCTGAATGATCAGGGGATGTTCGGCGCTGCCGTAGATACCGGGTTTGAACAGCAGAGTGTACCGCTGCGGGCCGAACTGATTGGTCAGCTGCTGGTTGCTC carries:
- a CDS encoding YqhA family protein; its protein translation is MSNPSKPPTPFSRAIGQSRFIVLLAVISVLLVAIALFLLGVLQALAGIWGAVHAVASGQFAATALTIQFLEIVSTMLKAVVFYIIGVGLYSLFIAPLNLTVSLGVETLNDLEDKIVSVVIVILAVTFLEHFVHWDEPLQTLEFGAALALVVGSLVFFQRYSHQAKEAQQDRAPAVTARARQQLFEEDTEQQSIPVDVPEDGQNPS
- a CDS encoding adenylyl cyclase; its protein translation is MSADGQASSPLAAVWQRVYESRTRSSGSALAVSAALTLLLAACGQQAQSPTPAGSSLAALSVQKSRVTDLGPNVKVFDPSMATADIQAAVDAVSNQQLTNQFGPQRYTLLFKPGIYGSAEHPLIIQVGYYTEVAGLGASPTDVVINGHVDAYNQCDANGCIALNNFWRSVSNLTINVKGLAGCQSSANFWAVSQASPMRRVNVTGGNLSLMDYCSAGPQYASGGFIADSQTGFVINGSQQQFLVRNSNIGGWSNGVWNQVFAGVVGAPPQSFGGSDPYTTLAQNPASREKPYLYQDASGRYQVFVPDAKTNGQGATWLSGQTPGHSISIDDFYVARPSDSAQTLNNQLAQGNNLLLTPGVYNISSTLKIKRANTVVLGMGVATIVPQNGVVAMSVADVQGVDIAGLMFDAGPVNSPVLLQVGTHQERDEHAKSERHDGSFGTPTALQDVFFRIGGAQAGKATLSLEVNTDNTILDDIWAWRADHGEGVGWTVNTADTGLVVNGDNVTATGLFVEHYQKDEVIWNGENGKTIFFQNEMPYDAPNQAAWKHGSVLGYAGYLVDNSVKVHEGWGMGSYIFTNVDPTIHASHGFEVPNKPGVRMHDLLTVELGAGTIDHVINSTGNAVTSAAIGVPSTVVSYP